From the genome of Candidatus Electrothrix communis, one region includes:
- a CDS encoding VF530 family protein: protein MNEEQTSEEQNNDPLHGVTLKDMVTYLVDCYGWDKLGDWTRIRCFIINPTLNSSLKFLRRTPWARTKVENLYVVTKWNQQHKAKRGGRSRSESSS, encoded by the coding sequence ATGAATGAAGAACAAACGAGTGAAGAACAAAATAACGACCCCTTGCACGGTGTAACGTTAAAGGACATGGTTACGTACCTTGTTGATTGTTACGGCTGGGATAAATTGGGAGATTGGACAAGGATACGATGCTTTATCATCAATCCTACGCTGAACTCCAGTCTTAAATTCCTCCGAAGAACACCTTGGGCGAGGACAAAAGTTGAAAACTTATACGTTGTCACCAAATGGAATCAACAGCATAAAGCGAAAAGGGGAGGCAGGTCGAGATCGGAGTCATCATCATAA
- the tpx gene encoding thiol peroxidase: protein MAQVTFQGTPVNTAGELPAVGQAAPDFTLTKTDMSDASLADYKGKKLVLNIFPSIDTPVCATSVRRFNDEAGKLENTEVLCISRDLPFALARFCGAEGLESVISASELRSDAFGKDYGVRIIDSALAGLFARAIVVIDEEGKVIYTQLVSEIAEEPDYQKALASLS from the coding sequence GCAGGTGAGCTACCAGCCGTAGGACAAGCCGCACCTGATTTCACCTTAACAAAGACTGACATGAGTGACGCTTCCTTAGCTGATTATAAGGGAAAGAAGCTCGTGCTCAATATTTTTCCCAGCATAGACACCCCGGTATGTGCAACCAGTGTCCGCCGGTTTAATGATGAAGCGGGCAAACTTGAAAACACAGAAGTGCTCTGCATTTCAAGGGATCTGCCTTTTGCCCTTGCCCGTTTCTGCGGCGCAGAAGGTCTGGAGAGCGTTATTTCAGCTTCAGAATTGCGGTCAGACGCTTTCGGTAAGGACTACGGCGTCCGTATTATTGACAGCGCTCTGGCGGGACTTTTTGCCAGGGCGATTGTTGTGATTGATGAGGAAGGAAAGGTGATTTATACGCAGCTGGTTTCTGAAATCGCTGAAGAGCCGGATTACCAGAAAGCGCTCGCCAGCCTGTCATAA
- a CDS encoding peptidase U32 family protein, whose protein sequence is MNIELLAPGGDIDCIKAAIIAGADAIYCGLDKFNARNRAQNIAFADLHGILRLAHANDCQVFLTLNIIIVESEIPTLIRLLNKLVKTKIDGVIVQDFGMLYLLGKYFPGLNIHASTQLTTHNAGQIKFLSKLKATRVNLSRELSLHEIQSLASVGHENNMLTEVFVHGSYCISFSGLCYFSSVHGGKSGNRGRCSQPCRDQYITTTVGKDFPLNLKDNSAYADLQELADAGVDSVKIEGRIKKFHYVYTVVKAWKKQLIRLAQHDKLITDKDELHQVFNREFSNGFLARDINKSMFIDNSRDNSAIRRAEIKGGCTDENIQQAKRELYDLKTEIIQTVQKDIARLSIAKAPLTLVVSGEVGSPLKIVVKTPDTSFAVLSDSLAQKNRHCAQGLNAQILLEKFKALNDTEYFIQHIDGEHLQDDLFIPFKDIAIIQKKILFILNDSKKTFPPVDVPLLKKPQNLSIQPTLSLLISSARDLHHLTSLIKSNAIEADIYFQLPQSFKSKCAEFIEIFEAYNISPWFPAVLIEEDYRDAVKFLHQLQPQRPQHIVTDNTGIAYEAYQKGIAWRAGPSLNIVNSFSLLCLKEHFNCSGAFISNEISKIQIKSIKKPENFKLYYSIYHPINLVTSRQCLFHQVTGCHKDRIDAHCKHCEKTSSIKNLKGRTLFLEKTKGNYHCIYNEVNFLNTDIVTDVPNLFSSFFIDLRNITTKTNREVDTSTLIKLFKNHLNGNVDAVKNLRQSLRPTTDMQYKKGI, encoded by the coding sequence ATGAACATTGAATTACTGGCACCTGGAGGAGACATTGATTGCATAAAAGCCGCAATTATAGCCGGGGCAGATGCCATATATTGTGGCCTTGATAAATTTAATGCGAGAAACCGGGCTCAGAATATAGCTTTTGCAGATTTACATGGGATTTTAAGACTGGCCCATGCAAATGATTGTCAGGTTTTCCTCACCCTTAATATCATTATAGTTGAGAGCGAAATCCCGACCCTTATCCGTTTACTCAACAAATTAGTTAAGACCAAGATTGATGGCGTCATTGTTCAGGATTTTGGCATGCTGTATCTCCTTGGAAAATATTTTCCAGGGCTTAACATCCATGCCTCCACCCAGCTGACAACCCATAATGCAGGCCAGATAAAATTTTTAAGCAAACTCAAGGCCACCCGAGTTAACCTCTCACGGGAGCTTAGCCTTCACGAGATACAATCATTAGCTTCTGTTGGACATGAAAACAATATGTTAACGGAAGTGTTTGTCCACGGTTCTTACTGCATCTCTTTTTCAGGGCTTTGTTATTTCAGTTCGGTGCATGGAGGAAAATCAGGGAACCGGGGCAGATGCAGTCAACCGTGTCGAGATCAATATATAACGACAACTGTAGGAAAAGACTTCCCCCTTAATCTGAAAGATAATTCAGCCTATGCTGATCTCCAGGAACTGGCTGATGCTGGGGTTGACTCGGTTAAGATTGAAGGAAGAATAAAAAAGTTTCATTACGTCTATACGGTGGTCAAGGCCTGGAAAAAACAACTCATCAGGCTTGCTCAGCACGATAAGCTCATTACAGATAAAGATGAGCTCCACCAGGTCTTTAACCGAGAGTTTTCAAACGGATTTTTAGCGAGAGATATCAATAAAAGCATGTTTATTGATAATTCACGGGATAATTCGGCAATACGTCGTGCAGAAATAAAAGGCGGCTGCACCGATGAAAACATACAACAGGCTAAAAGAGAACTCTATGATCTGAAAACAGAAATAATACAGACTGTTCAAAAGGACATTGCACGATTAAGCATCGCAAAAGCACCTTTAACACTCGTTGTTTCAGGGGAAGTTGGTTCACCTTTAAAAATAGTTGTAAAAACGCCAGACACTTCATTTGCTGTTCTTTCAGACAGCCTTGCCCAAAAGAACAGGCACTGTGCGCAAGGTCTCAATGCTCAGATACTCTTAGAAAAATTTAAAGCCTTAAATGATACAGAGTATTTCATTCAGCATATAGATGGAGAACATCTTCAAGACGATCTTTTCATACCTTTCAAAGATATTGCAATCATACAGAAAAAAATATTATTTATCTTAAATGATTCAAAAAAAACTTTTCCCCCTGTGGACGTCCCTCTCTTGAAAAAGCCGCAGAACCTCAGCATACAACCCACGCTTTCTTTGCTCATATCGTCAGCAAGGGACCTGCATCATCTGACCAGCCTAATTAAGAGCAATGCAATTGAAGCAGATATATATTTTCAACTTCCTCAGAGTTTTAAAAGTAAATGCGCTGAGTTTATAGAAATTTTCGAGGCTTATAATATAAGCCCCTGGTTCCCCGCTGTTTTGATCGAAGAAGACTACCGTGATGCCGTAAAATTTTTGCACCAGCTGCAACCTCAACGACCTCAACATATTGTAACAGATAATACCGGCATAGCCTACGAAGCCTATCAAAAGGGAATTGCTTGGAGAGCAGGCCCCTCTCTGAATATTGTTAATTCCTTTAGCCTGTTATGTTTAAAAGAGCATTTCAACTGCTCCGGTGCATTTATTTCAAATGAGATCAGCAAGATCCAGATAAAGAGTATCAAAAAACCTGAGAATTTCAAACTGTACTACAGTATCTATCATCCGATTAACCTCGTAACGAGCAGACAATGCCTGTTTCATCAGGTCACAGGATGTCATAAAGATAGGATTGATGCTCACTGCAAACACTGTGAAAAAACTTCATCAATCAAGAATTTGAAGGGGAGGACTCTTTTTCTTGAAAAAACAAAAGGAAACTATCATTGTATCTATAATGAGGTTAATTTTTTAAATACTGATATTGTTACTGATGTGCCGAATCTTTTTTCCAGTTTCTTTATTGATTTAAGAAATATCACAACCAAGACCAACAGAGAAGTGGATACATCAACATTGATTAAACTTTTTAAAAATCATCTTAACGGCAATGTCGACGCAGTAAAAAACCTCAGGCAAAGCCTTCGCCCCACAACAGACATGCAATATAAAAAAGGAATCTAA
- a CDS encoding endonuclease, with protein sequence MAARKKKSNSLKSIVTTLLIILVAGAFLIFKGNTPELLREYIPPALHTVFYPEQNSGSSTVAIKNLPVTEGNSTITSFSTSKTRLKKLYIKAGYFTTFYCGSSFDEDFTLDHSTSGFHFRTNESRSNRVEWEHIVPAEAFGQSFVEWRDGHPDCVGSKGQSYAGRRCASKVNEQFKLMAADMYNLVPAIGEVNGDRSNYSYAMLQGELREYGSCNVEIEDQKVEPPDEKYGDIARTYMYMESAYQRGVISGKNVKLFEAWNRMDPVDMWECERARMIEKIQGNRNMIVANACQKAGL encoded by the coding sequence ATGGCTGCACGAAAAAAGAAATCCAATTCGTTGAAAAGTATTGTCACCACCCTTCTGATCATCCTTGTTGCCGGGGCGTTCCTGATCTTTAAAGGCAACACGCCGGAACTACTACGGGAGTATATTCCACCCGCCCTTCATACGGTTTTCTATCCTGAGCAAAACAGCGGTAGCAGCACGGTCGCTATCAAGAACCTGCCTGTAACAGAAGGAAACAGCACAATCACCTCTTTTTCCACCTCCAAGACACGGCTCAAGAAACTCTACATCAAAGCCGGGTACTTCACTACTTTCTACTGCGGCAGTAGTTTTGACGAAGATTTCACGCTCGACCATAGCACCAGCGGCTTTCATTTCCGCACGAATGAGAGCAGATCCAACCGGGTCGAATGGGAACATATTGTTCCGGCAGAAGCCTTTGGCCAGAGCTTTGTGGAGTGGCGCGACGGTCACCCAGACTGTGTGGGCAGCAAGGGCCAGTCATACGCAGGCCGTCGATGCGCATCCAAAGTCAATGAACAGTTTAAGCTCATGGCGGCAGATATGTACAATCTTGTCCCGGCCATCGGTGAGGTCAACGGCGACCGTAGCAACTACAGCTATGCCATGCTGCAAGGCGAGCTGCGTGAGTACGGCAGCTGCAATGTGGAAATTGAAGACCAGAAGGTTGAGCCGCCGGATGAAAAGTATGGTGACATCGCCCGTACCTACATGTATATGGAATCAGCCTACCAGCGCGGAGTGATTTCGGGGAAGAACGTCAAGCTCTTTGAAGCGTGGAACAGGATGGACCCGGTGGACATGTGGGAGTGCGAGCGTGCCCGGATGATTGAGAAGATCCAAGGTAACAGGAATATGATCGTGGCCAACGCCTGCCAGAAGGCCGGACTGTAA
- a CDS encoding ZIP family metal transporter, with protein sequence MINLIQQLDPVMQAFLATLFTWAVTTAGAAVVFFTKTVNQRFMDAMLGFAAGVMIAASFWSLLAPGLEMAEQLGHTPWLTAVIGFMGGGIFMRLIDYFLPHLHPGFDLKNSEGVKTSWQRSTLLVLAITLHNIPEGLAVGVAFGAVAAGLPAATIGGAIALAIGIGIQNFPEGAVVAMPLRREGLSKRKSFFLGMASGLVEPVAGVIGAIFVLKIQNILPYALCFSAGAMIFVVVEELIPESQRIEANIDLVTMMTLIGFSVMMVLDVALG encoded by the coding sequence ATGATTAATCTGATCCAGCAGCTGGACCCGGTTATGCAGGCGTTTTTGGCAACCCTCTTTACCTGGGCCGTGACAACCGCAGGGGCGGCAGTCGTCTTTTTCACGAAAACAGTCAATCAGAGGTTTATGGACGCAATGCTCGGCTTTGCTGCCGGAGTAATGATCGCCGCAAGTTTCTGGTCGCTGCTCGCGCCTGGCCTGGAAATGGCTGAACAACTCGGGCATACTCCTTGGCTGACGGCAGTCATCGGTTTTATGGGAGGGGGTATTTTTATGCGGCTGATTGATTACTTTCTGCCCCATCTGCATCCCGGTTTTGATCTAAAAAACAGTGAAGGAGTAAAAACCTCGTGGCAGCGCAGCACTCTGCTGGTTCTTGCCATAACCCTGCACAATATTCCGGAGGGATTAGCGGTCGGAGTCGCCTTCGGCGCAGTAGCAGCCGGCCTGCCAGCCGCCACTATCGGCGGGGCTATTGCCTTGGCTATCGGCATCGGTATTCAAAATTTTCCTGAAGGTGCTGTTGTGGCAATGCCCCTCAGGAGAGAAGGGTTGAGCAAGAGGAAAAGTTTTTTTCTGGGAATGGCCTCCGGTCTGGTCGAGCCTGTTGCGGGCGTGATCGGAGCAATTTTTGTATTGAAAATACAGAATATTCTTCCCTATGCACTTTGTTTTTCCGCCGGTGCCATGATTTTTGTTGTTGTGGAGGAACTGATCCCGGAATCGCAGCGGATTGAGGCGAATATTGATCTGGTCACCATGATGACTCTGATCGGCTTTTCAGTGATGATGGTCCTTGATGTGGCATTAGGGTGA